Proteins from one Candidatus Omnitrophota bacterium genomic window:
- a CDS encoding PmeII family type II restriction endonuclease — METLNLEDLSLYVVQNIGIFHQKRIQCLDELKLSQVLERKNPYLFKAKYVLTAEQIVKGLVDAYISSNEETIFGNWLEGLAIYINGKVFNGRKSGITGIDLEFDRNGTRYIVNIKSGPNWGNSSQISKMKADFITAKKKLRTSNSRLNVIAINGCCYGRNNKPDKGEYFKYCGQRFWEFISGDSELYTKIIEPLGRKAKEKNDDYVKSYSQMINKFTQEFANRFCKENGEIDWDELVRFNSAIVKPKKRK, encoded by the coding sequence ATGGAAACGTTAAATTTAGAAGACTTATCGCTGTACGTTGTACAGAATATCGGGATATTCCACCAAAAGCGCATTCAATGCCTTGATGAATTGAAACTATCGCAAGTACTTGAACGTAAAAATCCCTATCTGTTTAAAGCGAAATACGTATTGACCGCCGAACAAATTGTAAAAGGTTTAGTGGACGCCTATATATCTTCAAACGAAGAAACCATTTTTGGCAATTGGTTGGAAGGACTTGCAATTTATATCAACGGCAAGGTCTTCAATGGTCGCAAATCGGGCATAACCGGCATTGATCTTGAATTTGACCGTAATGGAACAAGATATATTGTAAACATCAAATCAGGGCCGAATTGGGGAAATAGCTCACAAATATCTAAAATGAAAGCCGACTTTATTACAGCCAAAAAGAAACTGAGAACCAGCAATTCCAGATTGAACGTCATCGCCATAAATGGTTGCTGTTACGGAAGAAACAACAAACCGGACAAAGGAGAATATTTTAAATATTGCGGTCAACGTTTTTGGGAGTTTATATCCGGAGACAGTGAACTCTATACGAAAATCATCGAGCCTCTTGGGCGCAAAGCCAAAGAAAAAAACGATGACTATGTAAAATCCTATAGTCAAATGATCAATAAATTCACCCAAGAATTCGCCAACAGATTTTGCAAAGAAAATGGAGAAATCGATTGGGACGAATTAGTGCGCTTCAATTCGGCGATTGTAAAGCCTAAGAAAAGGAAATAA
- the aspS gene encoding aspartate--tRNA ligase, translated as MKTIQRTHYCGDLRTEHIEQTISLCGWVWHWRDHGGVIFIDIRDRSGHAQLVFDPQTDNALLQRATQLRSEFCIGVTGEVRKRPEGTVNPNMPTGEIEILVRDLHVFSESETPPFPIDDHVDVGEDIRLKYRYLDMRRPAMRKNILFRSRCYHVVRNYFARNGFVEVETPVLSKSTPEGARDFLVPSRVSPGDFFALPQSPQLYKQLCMIGGLDRYFQIVKCFRDEDQRADRQPEFTQIDVEMSFLTPELLYGIMEGLIDELWKELLGEKVETPFPRMSYFDAMERFGCDRPDKRFGMELKDVGDIARESEFKVFRSVMEEGGKISGLCVKGGAAFSRKEIDDLGAEAAIYGAKGMAWMKYGEKGLESNIVKFFSEGLQQKLIERFAAQPGDLLLFVADEPPVVFASLAHLRLHIGAQQKLYNPEENRFLWIVDWPLFEKDDNGNPTPCHHPFTSPRLEDIDKFETDPFAMRALAYDMVLNGIEIGGGSVRIHRRDVQSRMFRTLGIGEELAQQRFGFLLDAFRFGAPPHGGIAFGFDRLIMLMLREPNIREVIVFPKNQRAQAVMEGAPSSVEMEQLKELGIRLRG; from the coding sequence ATGAAAACCATCCAGCGGACGCATTACTGCGGCGATTTGAGAACGGAACACATCGAGCAAACGATTTCTCTTTGCGGTTGGGTTTGGCATTGGCGAGATCACGGCGGAGTCATCTTTATCGACATCCGCGACCGGTCGGGCCATGCTCAACTTGTCTTCGATCCCCAGACCGATAACGCACTTCTGCAGCGCGCCACACAACTGCGCAGCGAATTTTGCATCGGCGTAACCGGAGAAGTGCGCAAGCGTCCGGAAGGAACGGTTAATCCCAACATGCCCACCGGTGAAATCGAAATCCTGGTGCGCGATCTGCATGTTTTCAGCGAATCGGAAACGCCTCCTTTCCCCATCGACGATCATGTCGACGTGGGCGAGGATATCCGTCTGAAATATCGGTACTTGGATATGCGCCGCCCCGCTATGCGCAAGAATATTCTCTTCCGCAGCCGCTGCTATCATGTTGTGAGGAACTATTTCGCTCGCAACGGTTTTGTCGAGGTGGAAACGCCCGTCCTGAGCAAATCCACGCCTGAAGGAGCGCGCGATTTTCTCGTTCCCAGCCGCGTCTCGCCGGGTGATTTTTTCGCTCTGCCCCAATCGCCGCAACTTTACAAACAATTGTGCATGATCGGCGGGTTGGATCGTTATTTCCAAATCGTCAAATGCTTCCGCGACGAAGACCAGCGGGCGGACCGCCAACCAGAATTCACACAGATCGATGTGGAGATGTCCTTTCTGACGCCGGAATTGCTTTATGGAATCATGGAGGGACTAATCGACGAATTATGGAAAGAACTTCTAGGTGAAAAAGTGGAGACGCCGTTTCCCCGCATGTCCTATTTCGATGCGATGGAGCGCTTCGGCTGCGACCGGCCCGATAAGCGCTTCGGCATGGAATTGAAGGATGTCGGCGATATCGCCCGCGAATCCGAATTCAAAGTCTTCCGCTCCGTAATGGAAGAAGGAGGCAAAATATCCGGTCTTTGCGTAAAAGGCGGCGCCGCTTTCAGCCGCAAAGAGATCGACGATCTCGGCGCCGAAGCGGCCATCTATGGCGCCAAGGGCATGGCTTGGATGAAATATGGGGAAAAAGGCCTCGAATCCAACATCGTCAAATTCTTCTCCGAAGGCTTGCAGCAAAAGTTGATCGAGCGCTTTGCGGCGCAGCCCGGCGATCTGCTTCTCTTTGTCGCCGACGAACCCCCCGTCGTTTTCGCCAGTCTCGCCCATCTGCGCCTGCATATCGGCGCGCAGCAAAAACTCTACAACCCGGAAGAGAACCGCTTTCTTTGGATTGTGGACTGGCCTCTATTCGAAAAAGACGACAACGGCAATCCCACGCCCTGCCATCATCCCTTTACTTCTCCGCGTCTGGAAGATATCGATAAATTCGAAACCGATCCCTTCGCCATGCGCGCCCTGGCTTACGACATGGTATTGAACGGCATCGAAATCGGAGGCGGCAGCGTCAGAATCCACCGCCGCGACGTGCAAAGCCGCATGTTCAGAACCCTTGGCATCGGCGAAGAGTTAGCGCAGCAGCGATTCGGCTTTCTTTTGGACGCCTTCCGCTTCGGCGCCCCGCCCCACGGCGGCATCGCTTTTGGCTTCGACCGGCTGATTATGCTGATGTTGCGCGAGCCGAACATTCGCGAGGTCATTGTCTTCCCCAAAAACCAGCGCGCCCAAGCCGTCATGGAAGGCGCGCCTTCCAGCGTGGAAATGGAACAGCTGAAGGAGCTGGGCATCCGGTTGCGCGGCTGA
- a CDS encoding type II toxin-antitoxin system RelE/ParE family toxin, with translation MPWDLFYTKRANRDLLRIPYNERQIILHSLEKVIVDFQISDIKKLSGRKNEWRIRVGKWRAILQFNYEDGIIRVLRILPRKDAYRD, from the coding sequence ATGCCTTGGGATCTTTTTTATACAAAAAGAGCAAACCGCGATCTTCTTCGCATCCCTTATAATGAACGTCAAATCATTCTTCATTCGCTTGAAAAAGTAATTGTCGATTTCCAAATATCCGATATCAAAAAATTATCTGGACGAAAAAACGAATGGAGAATTCGCGTGGGGAAGTGGAGAGCGATTCTTCAATTCAACTATGAAGACGGCATTATTAGGGTTCTTCGCATCCTTCCCCGCAAGGACGCTTATCGAGATTGA